The DNA region gtataggctAGCTAagctattataggcctagcctagttctAGTGTAGTAGTAGCTagtagcctaggtaggcctacttatactactaagcctaggcctagcctagagtgGTTGGGAAGGAATGAAGTTGTGTAGGCCCTACTGAAGGAATGGTCTGCAGAACAGGTTAatgcctagctagggcctaagAAGGCTTTTAAATTTCTATATTATTCGGGGGTTTTTTTTGTGTAGCCTAcctaacaaattttaaaataaaaaagattcaTGGTTTTAGGTGAGACTTTTATTTAAAACCACCCaaccataaaaaaaaagagaaaaaaatatttctttgatttgaattttaattatttatgcattatattaGGCtaacattcataatttgttttttcagcTAGTTCAAAGTCTAATACAAAGAGGAGCAAACATCAATGGTCGTTCTAAAGATGGTTTTTCACCTTTATGCAATGCTGCCTTTTGGGGCTACAGTGATATCGTTGAATTTCTATTGGAACAAGGGTAATACACAAAAGGATATTTAAGATGATACTCCCCTATCAAGCCCACAGGCAGGATGCTTACATTTAATGGGGTTTTTTTTGCCAATGACCCTTTCCcttccaccaaaaaaaaaaatctgtttgtgtctaggcctactataagcttggtatacaaaaattaaaatgcaattgAATATAGGCTAAACTGGCGACATcagatgcaaatagattattctGTATACATTATTGGAAAAGATTGTTTTACTAGACTGTACAATTATAGTGACATAGTGAGTGCAATTTGCATGGTTTGAAAAGGTCACAACTGTAAATTCAATatctgttatttttatatacagggCCGATGTAAACCAATGCAATGGAGGTACAAGATGGACAGCATGTCACTGTGCTGCCTTTCAGGACCATGGACGAGtcattatgaaattaatgaattttaaaccAAATCTTGCTTTAAAGGATAGCAAGGGAAGGTAGGATTACCGtatatcctcgggtataatcccaccccctactttatgtctgacTTCACAAACACCTGGGGCATATCtccagtattgtttttatggtCTGGATATAGTCCCACCCTCTTCGTGTTCTAGGAGGTTGGTATTATACcaaatgatatacagtaatacatgtAGTTGAACCATTTGACTGCCCGAGTTAAGCCACTGACAAAACATACTATATACCCACTAATCACACAAGGCAATGGTAAGTAAAGACTATCTTGCCCTATTTGCACATTGTCTCAACTTAACGGCAGCTAAGCCACTTTTCCCATTTGACCAATACATAAGCATGATGGTGGTGGTCACCCATTGGCCACAATTCCAGATTGGCCGTAGTACTGGTTTTACTTTGACAGAAACTTTCATGACCGTTGAACACTCTGACAAATTATCTATTTTGAACACCAAATAACTTTGTAAACTGATTTCTTCGTTTTCCTAAACTCAGAACAGCTGCAGACTTTGCTTCAGCTCTGGACTCAATATGGCCGTTCTTTGAAGCAGAGGGTTGCAGCCGAACACGGAAGCAACAACTCATTGAGATGGACATCATTAAAAAGGTTGACAATATAAAACTATTTGTTACTATTTCTATATTTACTATATtttcaggattttttttttaaatttaaatttccaTCTTTATGTTAATTCAGGTTAAAGATACTGACCCAACTATTTCCAAGTCTGATTACACACATTTTTCACGACCTGGTTCCGCATATGTCATGAAAGGACAATCAAGAAGTGAACGTGGTGACATGAATATGGTAAGttaatattaagttatttttctCCAGTAAAACATGCTGTTTACCTGTTAAGGAAGAGGTCATGGTTTTCCCAACCCTCACTCTGTTTATGTCCATGATCTCTTAAAAAGTTATGTTTTCCATAGAACAATCCattagtttttagtttatttaatacTTAACTCAACTTGAGAGGGCAcatagattttatttatttatttattttattcagttgtcaaccaacagcgatgaaaccgccactaacaggttgaatttTGCTCAAATTAAGTAAAAAATGAATTCATTGTACAGACTTAAAATCCAAAGATTGCCTTAAAAAAAGTGTTgtctttcatttcatttttgttttgtttttgacagCAATATGCATCCAATACTGGAGACGTCCTTGGATCTCTCACAGAAGATCCTTCATCGTATCATAAAAGTAGTCCATCATTCAACATCTGGAGAAGCTGACAACTGATTCTCAAAGTATTTTAGAATTAAGTTTCTTGGCATGCTGTAGGTGCTATAATACATACACAAGTCTGTTTGGTGCTCTTGGGAGTATGGCAAAGCCTCTGGGTTGGGGTATCAAAGCTACAGGCCCATGGTGATGCTACTGGGTGCTCTAGGCCCAGGGGCATCAAATCTACAGGCCCATGGTGATGCTACTGGGTGCTCTTGGGAGTTGGCAAAGCTGCTGGGTTGTAGTGAAAAGCTACAGGCCCAGGGGCATCAAATCTACAGGCCCATGGTGATGCTACTGGGTGCTCTTGGGAGTTGGCAAAGCCGCTGGGTTGTAGTGAAAAGCTACAGGCCCAGGAGTAACAAAGCTACAAGCCCAGGGGTTGACAAAGCTATAAGCCCAGGGGTGACAAAGCTACAGGCCCAGGGGTTTACAAAGCTATAAGCCCAGGGGTGACAAGGCTACTGgttagaagtaaaaaaaaaataaggttTGGAAGATTAATGACCAATTTTGTtactttgtttttaacattagggactttacgaaacacgacgggAAGCCACAGAACTgtgctcatgaataatttatgcatgagcTTTAACAAAATGGGTGGATCTTATTGTGAAATTCTGTTTCTTTTTGAGGATGATAAAGTTGCCATTTTCCTGTTTAGGGAAAACGATTAGAAATAATGTACATATATAACCTTAAATAAACTGTTCAAATTACAATTAAACGTGGAAATTTCAAAactctaaataatatttgaacttctaatttaattgtttaataaaataacatttttattaggTTAAAATGGCTGTGTTACAAGCATTAAATTATGTGCAGCATTTGAATGCAAGGCTCCCCTAGGAAGTCTAGGCCTATGCTGTTCCACCAGAGGCAAACGATTCAGAAGGGCCCCACGCCGCGAGACGGGGGAAGGAGAGTGAAACTGTCGGTCGCCGTCGTTTTCGCGCCATAGTGAGTAACTAATAAAACGGCTATGTtgactgtatatgattttacgCTCTAGTGAACACATCGTGTGTTTTGTAAAGTCTCTATTGTCTGTTACATCACTGTAAGAAGAAAGTTTAACTTTGACAATGCAAATAAATGaattctaataattaatatacattattgGTTGATATTTGATGAGTGTATTAAAACTTGTAGTAATAAAGTGTATAATATAAACTAGAGGGCACTGTTTATGCATAATGTATGATTGTGGgtaaacatttcaatattcagcAAGAACTTTATAGATTTCTTgtacacaaacaaacaaacttccCTCAGAATGGATTGGAACACTTTTGGCGCATTTAAAAGTTTTGAGTGCGGCTGGTTTTTAAAACTGTTTGTATGCAAAAGtcgtaaaaaaaaacaagaaaaacacagaaaatagtattttgtatttatttacagcatCTCTTTACATTTGCTTtgcttcttttaaaaaaaaatctttttttttcaactttgtCATCTTTAGTTttccaaatataaaaaaaaacagtttaatttattaaagtaaagtttgggcaataaaaaaatgtcaattgtGGAAGATTCGGTTTAACCACCAAAGAAGTTATGTACTCAACATAGTCACGGCGTCTTCATTTATGTTGCTAGAcactaaaaaataatactgaaaaaaaaataaataaattggacCCTTGATCTTGCccacaatgttttgttttataatttagtATGACCTTTGTGACCTTATTATTGAGAGTCTTGTTTACAAGCCCCATGCTCGAGTATAAGCTCATGCACAAGTATAAGCCCACCCTCTAATTTAAGCTAAATTTAGACACACAACTTTGGTAAATCCAATGTTAATGCAACCAGAGTAAATCCCCAATTTTCGTCAAATGCTTAGAGTGGCGTCATCTTATTAAGCACTTCCAATCAGTCAAAGGtcaattaatgtaaaaatagtCATAAGTAATTTATAATAGAACCAACCATGCTACTGTATATACCAAAGAATTATTGATCCTTCTCTCTCATAAAATGTGATTAACTAAACTAATATTTTTCATGACATAACCTCACCTAGCAtcttaatataaattaatattatttggtAGCCTTGTGTGGATTGTTCATATACCCCTACagtaaaatatgataaattatacACACTGGAGACATACTGCTAAATGCAACCTTTAATAGGTTAAGAGAAAAAACGTTTGTCCTTACAGTATAAATATCAATTGAACTTTGATGTATTGCCATATTTAAAAAAGGAAATTTGCTTGTTATAGATTCACTGTCCTCTCTGTATCTGAATTTGGCCAGTATCTTTGGCAAATTCTGtgatacaacatcacatgtgttacACAAGGTGGTACATTTCTGCATGTTAATTACTTCTTTTAGTCagtttataaatattcatgatattGAGAACATGTGACCCATGATTGACAGGTGTTTGTTATCTGTTAGCCTAGTTGCATGCATACTGTTCTCAAGCGAAACATTTTCAGATATTGTGATACATTAAGTATTTTCTTTAGTATTTAGTCGTCTACTTTTTCTACAACCTCCACGTAACAGGTTCCCAGTGGTGGTTCTGTGAGGGGAATCGGTGAATGGGATGGACTCCGTCGTCCGCACGTCTGTTGGTGCGACGCCCAATCTTTACGTTGGCAAAAGCTGCTACAGTAACTCACTAGGTGGCACCCTGTACATTCGCTCATCGCTTCTCTGCCACAGTTTACACACGTCTGAAATTAACAGAAAATTTTTAAATCACATTTTGGTTTGACATTCATTTATAGTGATAGGTACGGGTCATACCAAAGATAATAAAAGGAGAAGATACAACAGTTCCGTTGGCGGCGTAAACCACATCCGGGTTACTATTTTCCtacgcctgaaggtggcgcactTCTTTTTTGCTAGAAGAagtgcgccaccttcaggcgtgggtaaggtaaaactatctataaaaatgcaaacgatgattatttatcaaaatgattatcaaaatattaataatatcaaaattagtagAGCACAGACGCGAGAACACATCAGATCATCACGATCCATCCAAACGTGGAATTAGACGGGAACCATATCTAGAGCCCGCCGTCGTTCGGCTGCTGGATTCTTACGCGTTCATAAGAGCACGTCCGCGTTTCCTATCCTTCTATATATAACAGCGCGTACTGTTGATTCtttacctatttatattctttggtcatacctacaGCTCAAAACAATCAATCAAGAAATGATAGGAAATTAGGTTAAATTTATCACTTATCAATTTTAGGGCCTGTGGTCCCTATTTCAAAATTCACTAATGCAGTAATAGTATTATACTTTAGTACTTCAGTACTTTATATcctctagtataatcccaccccacCACTAAAACACATAATTGGTAGGAGGTGGGATTAGACCtaaagtgggattatacccaaGTATATACGGTAGCAAAGTGGCTCCTAACggtttaacaattttaatggaATAACAGTCTTTAAACATGTTTGATCAATTTTATACAGATTCAAGCTCACAAAATCCATTCCCACAAAATCCATTCCCATCCTCCTCAATGAGAAAGCGTAACTAAATGGCCTTCATTTCCCCCTTGTAACGTACAGTACCAACCTCCCTGAACAGCCTTCATTTCCATACATGAGACACTGTAATTTATCATGCATTGCATTCCAATCTGTACTTTTGTATTTTATCGGTATTTTGGTAGATAGTGGCTATAAAAAGCCTAACAGATTGTGTGGGCGTATCAAAATATCTTTGCCTGCAAATTTATATTAggcaattaattattaaaaggtCAGTAGCCTTACACGCTATCATGATGGTATACTGCAAAGCTATGTTGTGCagacaatattaaatattaaatatatagaaTATTTATTGAGAGTTTtcgtatataaatatatatatacagtatatataaaacagCTGGTTAAATTGTCAAATAGGGGATAATGAAGTAATCTAATTTTGAGACTTTATTGAAGATGTTTTTTACATCAATAGTATGTAATAGATCAGAACCAGAGTTGATTCCCAGGGAATGTAGCCATATTCAACATTGACCACACTCACAGGCTTTGGGAAATACccttaaaatttgaaattctctATCTCATGAATATACCACTTTAGGGAAATCCTCAAaggaaatatactgtatatatggtTAGTGCGATTGATGAATACAGCCAATCAGCTGTATTCGTTTTGttgatattgtttttatatactcAGCATTTATCTCGGCGTGATGGAGACAGATGCTCACATCACTATGACACTTGTGAATAAATAGCTAGCTTGTCTTGACAAGTTAGTGAAACAGTGTGGTGATGTGAGATTCCGTTTTTGGACTTTTCTGTTGTCTTGTTCAATTTATTCGGTTTTTTAGGCTATTTCGtggtttattttacaattacattaacaatttcattttcacacttgtgctaaacagcgcatagagactattttgtattttgcgctatataaatttaaaaccattaaccaTTAAAAGAAATCAACCTTATAATAATACACTACTCGCTTCTCGTCTTTCATGCTAAAAAACCAAAACACCAACCTTGATAAGTTGTGCTGATTTAGCCTCCGCAACAGCCACTATCTTGTCCGCTCTTGCGTGAGCCAATGCTTGTGATACTGCGTTGTCTTTTTCTGCTCGTGCTTCCATTAGTGCCCTTGATAGCTGCATTTGACTGTCTATTTTTACTTGTAATATTGCCTATGTTTcatacaacaaaaaataatttttataataaaaggaAAATTGAATGACCTCTTAGTATTAATTACACAGTAGCTGTGTCAAGGATATTTAAGTAATGAATTTTGATAAGTAGACCACATTTACAATATGATACAGAATATCTACTATACCATGAGGGTCAAGTACATTACATTACTGTATAGTCCATTTGACCACAACACAAGATACTATAAAGCAGTCCATTGAAAACTCCTTGATACATAATTGATATCAATTACTGTGatataaaaacattgtttatgttttttatattttagtatcAATACTGATACTGTCTACTATTTAACCTATAACCCCAATATGTCAAATGTAATTATTTGCCTCTTTTTTTTCTGCTTCAAATTGTATTTTAGCTTGAGCAAGACATGACTCTTTGCTTGTCATACACTCTGTTTTCATTTGTAATACCATGTTTTTTAGCTGTTGTGCTTGTTGAAGAAGAGTGTTGgccatctaaaaaaaaaacagagaaTAAGTCAAAATGAACTGAAAAAACATCAATGGATTATTAGATAGTTAGGAAGGAAGATTTGAGACATTCAACACTTTAATTCAATTGGTCTTTTATTTGTCTAATTCATATGAAAAATCAGAAAATCTTTGTTAATACAGTGCAGCTGCAGTTTAAAACACAAGAACAATGTTGAAAAACATTAGAAAAGTATCAGACAATATAAacgttatattttttaaaactgaTACAATTATACAAAAAGCAACAATCGAATCAGGGCCTACAGTActggtatttttatttgaaatattgtgtatttttattaatagtaGAAATGATATTGTTGCTACACCTTTAATGTAGCCATAATAAAGATTGATGGCTCACATAGGTGCCATAGGGATTATACCAATAATAGTGAAAACTCCTTTAATCTAACTGACAATTTAGTCGCTATCAATGGTAGTAAACTTAAAATGAGCGCTGTTTGTTACTATCCCTTTAATGTAGTTGAAATCACATGATGGGTGTTAGTGGGATTGTACCACTCAACTGTAAATAATAATGTCAAATCCATCCCTtttcatgtcattttatattgaaagtaaatattgaaaa from Antedon mediterranea chromosome 2, ecAntMedi1.1, whole genome shotgun sequence includes:
- the LOC140040039 gene encoding uncharacterized protein, whose amino-acid sequence is MAASMDLATAAATGNKNLVQSLIQRGANINGRSKDGFSPLCNAAFWGYSDIVEFLLEQGADVNQCNGGTRWTACHCAAFQDHGRVIMKLMNFKPNLALKDSKGRTAADFASALDSIWPFFEAEGCSRTRKQQLIEMDIIKKVKDTDPTISKSDYTHFSRPGSAYVMKGQSRSERGDMNMQYASNTGDVLGSLTEDPSSYHKSSPSFNIWRS